TAACAAGTGTATATCCTGTAGAAAAAATAGTATGCGGAACAAAGGCATTATTGGTGGTGAGATTGAAGGGACTTATAAACCTGGGCCACGATACCGATGGCTGTATACCCAGCTGGTATACGTTGTAGCCTTTGTTGTATTTACCAAATTGAATGTCGGAGCTGCCGAACAGGGTCAGCGTAAAAAGCTCGGCTCCTTTGAAGGTGTTCCTGTTTCGGAAATTGATATTGATCTGCGTACCGTCGTAATTGGCGGAGGTCGACCTGGCCAATATTTCAGCCTGTAATGACTTACGCTTGTTTTGAGTTAAGAAGTAGTAAACATCCAGGAAAGCCGAATCGGGTGTGACATCCTCGAACCTGTTCTTCACAAATTTGAAGGGGCCCAGTTCGATCAGCCTGCTTAGCGAGTTATTGTGCTCGGTCCGGTTATAGATATCGCCGGGATGGAGCAGTATGCTATTTTTAAAAGTAAATGGACGTACAGTATTTTTTGGGTCGATGACATTATACCAGCGATATTTTACAGCCGAGTCAAGCTTTAACGCCGTATCCCTTAGCGTATAATGCGGATAAACATATATGTCCCTTATCTTGTATATCCAACGTGCCTCGTCCGGCGTTTCATCCTTAACTTTGACAAACATATCCACTTTATGCCCGGCCACTGTGCTGTCGTACCGCATGATCAGGTCCTCAGGAGCAAAGTAATAGAAACCTTCCTCTTTTAACCTCGCATCTATCCGTATACGTTCGGCCTTAATGACATCCAGGTTAAACTTGTCCCCAACTTTCAGCAGCGTTTGCTTATTGGTCCCGGCAACCGCGGTATCCAGGTCGTCATTGTCCGTAGGGAAAGTTATCTTATTATAGTGGTAAGCCGGGCCGGTTTGTATGGTATATATTGCCTTGGCTATTTTCTTTTTGCTCGTGGTATCGCCCGCTACCTGCGCCACAAAATAGCCTTCATTCTGTAGCCGGTTTTGCAATATGCTTGCATTCTTATCAACGTCCACGGCGCTTATCAATACAGGGGGTTCGCCAATGTGGGTGTTCAGGTAATGCCTTAAGCCCCGTCGTTTGTTGGTCCTGGTTTTGTTGTATACCCATAACTTAAACCTTAACCCCAGGATCTTGGCATTAGGCTTTGGTCGCAGCAAGGTCTTCAATTCATCTTTAAGCGCGTCGGCATCCCCCTTGTCGGCGCTTTTGTCGGTTATTTTCACTTCACCGCCATCGTATAGCTTTTGCCCGGGCTGCAAATACTTGGTAGTGCTGCAAGCGCTTGTAAAAAATGCCACTAAAATTATTAAGTATCTAAACCTGGTCATGTTTTATCGGGATTATCATCAGGGTTCATCCGTAGGCTCAACTATACCGGCCATATCAGCGTCCGCCTGTTTGTCTGCTTCCTTTTGCTCTTTCTTTTTTTCTTTCTGGTCCTTATTGTACTCTTTCTGCAATTCCCTGTCCCTTTTTGGCCTCCTTTTGAACAATTCGCTGAAACGATTAAAATCATACGTCAGTGAAAAGCCCACGCCGGTTTCTACCACTTGTCCTTCTATCACTATAAATTCGTCTTTGCGATAGGCACGGATACGGTACCTGCCGTCCTTGGTAAGTAAATAGTTTACCGATACGTTGCCTGCAATGTCTGTTGTTTTTTGCCCTGGCTGGTTCTGCCCTTCCAGATTAAAGTTATTGCCTACGGTCACCGTAACCCTGTCATTAAGAAAAGATTTGGATAAACCAACATCCAGGTCGGTGCGGTTTTGCTGTACACCGGTAGAATAATCTGCTCCTGAGGTCAGGTTGAAACTTAACTGCACACCGCCTATCAGGTCGCCTGCCAATCTGTTCAACTGATCGGATAACAGGCTGCTTACGCTGTTCCGTATAGTGCCTGCTATGCCTGTACTTCCTCCCTGGCTCTGCAACGGGTTATCCCCAATGAAATGTCCCAGTATTAATACCCCCAATACTTGTTTATTCAATTCATTAGGATCCTGCCGCACCTGGTCCAGGCGGGTATCTACCGTAGAAACAACCTGGGGAGATACGGTATAAGAGCTATCGGGCAAAATAATATCGAAGGTTATGTCAGGCTTTAACAATTGGTTCCGCATGATGAGGTTAACATTAAACGGAAGCTTTTGCTTATACATGGTCATATTCTGAACATCGCCGCCCAATTGGTCGCTTACCAGGTCGATAGGCGGTACGTTGGCCACATAAATAGCCGTCAGGTCTACCGTAGCAGTTGTCGGGTCGCCCGACCAGGTAATTGTACTTCCTTTCTTGAAAAGGAACTTGCGTTTCACTGATGCATACGAAAGATTATAAGACCCCTGATCGACCGCGTATGTACCGGTCAGGTTTATTTTGCCGCTCGGGTCTATCGCGGCGTTCAACTGCGCATCTCCTTTTAGCTGCACCACATCGCCGTTACGTTCATCAACCACGATAGTAAAGTTTGCTTCTTTACTTACTCTTATCGTAGCTGATACATCCAAACCCCTTACGTTGCTCTTCCGAAGTGAGTCCAATTGTTTTGCAAGAAATATAGAGTCGAGCTTCGGTGCTTTCGGGTTGATAACCTCGACCACGCCTTTCCTGTCCTCTATACTCGGGTCATCGGTGGGCAGTACAATGGTCATATCTGTCTTGTCGTTGATCGTCAGGTTGGCATCAACAACAGGTTTATCCATATTTCCCCGAACAGTTATCCGGCTGTTCAGGAAAAGCTTGCCGTAATAGAGCTTATTGTCATCTTGCGTTGAGTTGATCACCCGGAAGTTGTCGGTGGTAATATCCAGTCCAAACCGGAAATCGGTAAAGGTTTTGGTGTAAACACCACCCGCTACTACTGCCTTGTTCCCAAGCGAATCGATCATCGTGAAATCATTGAATATGATACCGTCGTTATTGAAGGTGATGCTTTCCTTAGGCATGGTGAAATAGGAATTGAGCATAGCTACGTTGAAACCTACCTGGTTAAAGTTGACATCACCCCTTACTACCGGAGCCGACGTTGTTCCGCTGATCTTTAACTGCCCGCTTAGATTGCCCTTCGCATTTTTAATGCTCCCAAAAGTGAATCCCTCAATACTTTTCATATTAAGCCTGGCAATGTCCAGATTCAGGTCGAACGTGCTAGCCGGCGTGGCGTAGTAAAGCCCGCTGAGGTTTACCTGGTTTCCTTTGCCCGTTATGCGTACATCGGCGGCGTAGGCATTTTGCGTTTGGTTATTTACTTTCAACGCTATATCGCCTACGGTATCGCCTTTAAAACTAAAATCGTGTATGTTGAGTGCCGAAGTAAAATGCATATTAGTTTGCAGGTCGCGGATGTGTGCGTCGCCGTTTATTACTCCTCCAACCTGCAGCGAATCCTGCTGTGCAGCCCGCGTTAATGTTTCGATCCGGAAATTTTTGAAGCTGATGGTCATAGGCGAATTCATTACCCGCGAATCGCTGTTCACACTTAGCACCTGGTTACTATTGCTGATGGCAAAATCCTTCGCCAAAATACCTTTGGTGCCAAAGTCCAGTTCGTTACCGGCATTAACGGCCCAGGGTGTATAATTGAGCACCAGGCCATCTTTCACAAAAGAGAATTTGTACTGGTCCGGCATAATGCTGAAAACACCGGCCACACGATACCGTTCTTTTTTTGCCGCGTCGCGTACCTGTAGCATCACGTTCAGTTTATTATTCTGTGCGTTTCCAGAAACACGGGTGTACAGCAGGTCGATTGACGACGAAAGCTTGATCTCATTCACCGCAAGATTATAATTAAGCGCATTGTTGCCGGTATTTATGGCGAGTTTCATGTTATCTACAATGGTGGTGCCGTATACAACTTTGGGCATAGTACCGTTCACCACCAGTTCACCGCTGCGGCTATCGAAGCGACCGTCGACATTTACAGGTTCGAGCGTTTTAAGGTCGGGCGCAAATTGGGTCACCAAAGGGGTTTTAACCGCGCGGATACTGAACGTGAAATGCTGCGGCGAATAGGCGCCTCTACCCTGCATAGTTTTACCGGCTGTACTGGTATTATAGTACTTATCTATTACATCCTGCATAGCGGGTCCTATTTCGGTCAGCTTATATTTTCCGGCCATATGCGCTGTCAGCATGGGGGTTTTCAGCCGCAGCGTGCTACTATCGGCATTAGCGGTGGAGACAAGGTTAATGCTATCCAACCTGATAACCTGTTGTTTTTGCGCTACTACCAGATCGGTAAGTTTAATGTTCGCATTTAAATAGCCGGGATCAGCCGTAGGTACATCGGCGATCAGTTTGCCATGGATTTTAAGCGCGTCGTTGCTTAAATGAAGTTTTTGCAGATCAACACTATCGACTACAATAATTGAATATACCGATGGGTATTTTTTGTTCATGTTCGCACGACCATTTAGGGCAAAATGAATATTCGGGTCGTTCATGTGCATGTTGGCAGTATACTTACCATCGTGCCCGGTAGCCGTGAGTACCAGGTTCTGATAGGTATAACCCTTAACATAGGCGCTGGCAACATTCCCGCTCACCTGCAAATTGGCGGTTTTGGGGTCTGTACCAGCTCCTTTAATGTTTAACGCTAATGTAATATTGCCTGCCGTTTTTGGTTGTTTTGTTAATGCCCCGACATTTAAGTTATTCGTTTTTATATTGGCTGAATATACTTCGTGACCTTTCTTATTGCCGTTCTTCATGGTGGCATCCAGGCCTACTGCGCCGTAGGAGGAACGTAGCATCATGCGGGTATTAAAATTATACATGCTGCCCTTAAATGTCCCCTTTAGGTTTAAAGCAGAAGGAACGCTTACCGACGATGGTAGCATTCCCGGCGAAACCAGTTTAGTTATGTCGCTGCTGCCGGTGCTTAAGTCATTTATCGTGAGATCAAAATATGATTTATTGATATCCGGCAATCCCCTGATAACGGCTGACGCTTTGATATGCGTTTTACTTAACCCTCTCACCTCAAGTTCGGGGATACGAAGATTGTTTACCTTGCCGATAACCCGTCCGTCGATCCTGAATACCGCATCAGGTGAATGTTTAAACGGCTCCATCGACGACATAGCGGGCATAAGTAGCAGCACATCTTTTAATCCGAGGCGACTGCCGTTAAGGTCGGCATTCACATACAACTTACCCGGATCTGTGCTTAAGGATTCGATAGAAGGGTAGCTCACCTGCAATTGTTTCTGCAATACCGTCTGCGGTGTTTCCAGGTACAGGTCGTTCAAATAGGAACTTTTCGGTCCGTATAAAAAGCTTGTATGAAATTTATTGACCCGCAGCCCGCTTTTTTCGGCAAAGGTAAGGGTGTTTATCCGGCCGGATATCGAATCAGGATTATAGGCCAGGTTCTCCATATCCACTTCAAGGCCGCGTATATGCATGTGCCCGAAATCGAGACCTTTGGCTACCGGGGCTGTTGCGTTATTGTCATACTTAATATCATCATTGGCAAAACTGATCTTAGCAATGGTAGCGCGCCAGCCTTTATCGCTTTTTGGCGACGCGACGAGTGTATCCAGTTTCTTTACCGCTTTAACAACCGCTTTTTTGACCGACTCAGGTTTGGCAAATGTGATCCCGGCTTTGGTGTCGTTAAGTTCGATAGTTTTTATGCCGACGTTTTGATTCTTCAGATCGATCTTATCCATTACCACCAACAACTTACCCAGGTCCACCAGCGAAGACATCTGGTTGCTTTGGTAATTCACCTTGATCTTTGAAATGTCGATAGTACCGAGGTCCAAAGTCATATTGATCGGTTTGGTGGCTGTATCAGGTGCCGTTACGGGCGTGGCTTTACCTTTCGGCGATTTTTGAATAATGTGTGCATCCACTCCTGAAAGGTTTATCTTCGGGATAGTGAACTTCATTTTGTCCATATCAAAATCTTTGATCCTGGTGTCGAAATGGCCGAGCAGGAATTTGATATCATTGCCCGTGATAGCGTCTTTGTAGGCGATGTTGATCTTGTCGAGTATGATCTTATCGACAGAAAATTTCATTGACGAGGATGTATCGGCCGGGGTTACAGGTTTTCTCTGCTCACCCGCAAAAGCTTTGATAATGTAGTCGAAATTAAAAACACTATCGGGCCCGCGGTTCACATTCATCGTGATACCATCAAGATTTATTTCGTTTACCTCTACCTGGTGGTGCAGCAGCTTAAGCATACTGACATCCACCTTCAGGTTGTCTCCGGCAATCAGGGTGTCTTTTTTCTGGTCCTCGAAATATACACCCTGCAGCACAATCAGTTTAGGCAGGCCCAATGAGATGTGCCCGATCGCTACTTTGGTGTGTATCTTTCCTTCGATAAAGGCAACTGCTTTGTTCTTGAGGTAATTCTGGACGGAGGGGATCTGGATCAAAATGATGACAAGCAGGACTAGGAAAAGAACACTTCCAATTATCCAGAGTATGGTTTTAAGGGCTATGCGTCCGATCCGTCTCAATTTTGTGAATTTTGAAAGTTGTAAAAATATCCATTCGTTTAGTGAATGCTTTTAGTACATCAACCGTAAAATGAATAACTTGTTTTTCGGGAATTCGGGTAAAAAGAATAGTAAGTGAGCTACTACATCAGAATTTCTTAAAGATGGGTTTAACAGGCATACGAAGAAGCAGCCAACAACGCAGCTTTGCAGCCGGCAAAGCTGGCCTGCGAGCTCAGCACGTCCATGTTTTGTGCCCTGGTGGTGCGCGGCAGCAAGTCGAGGCTAAACACTGCATTTCTCTGCTGTTTCCAGCTATTTATCCCGTCAAGGTGATACAAAGGCTGGCAAACGCCAATAACTGCCTTGTTTTTTGTCGAGAGAAGACAAATCGTCCGCGTGGATACTCAACAGCATATCTGCTCCCTTCAAAATTTCACTCCCCGATCTTATTTCCGCGCCGCTCATTCTGTAGTCTTCGTCAACACAAAACGCCTTAAGTCCGGCGTCCTTTTCAACCCAAACAGCGTGCGCCGATTTCGTTAAAACGGACACCTCTCCGGCAAGTAAGGATACTCCCGACTCAAAAGAGAGCTCTTTTAAATATCGATTATTATAGTAAATTTATTAGATGTATTACCTGGAAAGCGCGGGGGGGATTCTCATATACTTTCCCTTGTTATATGTATACGCAAGTTATGCCAATTTGTGTTACCACCGGCATCGTTTCGGCTACTTAATGGATTAGTGGTAATTTTATGCATTTTTTCTATAGCGGTAAGAATTTATACATGCATTGAAGGAATCGTTCACGCTGTATTTGCCCCTGCCGAAAGTATTGATTTACATTTTCATTCCACCCATTCCATTGTCGTTCCCATTTTTAAATATTGCTTCACTGTTCAGTAAATAAGCGTTATTGGTTACTACAATATCACCATGATTTAAGCCGGAAAGAACGGGCACGTAATTTGAGTTGCCGGTCCCGGTTTTAACCATTTTTGACGAAAAGCTACCGTCTGCATTCTTAACCCATACCTTGCTGCCTTTACCATCCGTCAGGATTGCGGAAGCAGGCACAGCCAAAGAACGGTTGCTGTTGCCTCCGATCGAGATATAGGCCAGCATACCGGGCCGTATCGTCCCTTGCGGATTGGAAATGCTGATCCTAATCAGGTCTACCTTAGAAGCATCCGATAATTCAGGATTAACAAATTCTATTTTTCCCGGGATAACCTTCCCATTCAGATCAGGAAAAGAAACGTTCACCAAAGCATTTTCCTGGCAGTTCCCGGCTTCACCGGCGTATAGCTGCGCCTCTATCCATAAATTATCGAGTGCCTGTGTTTTTAATATCATCATGCCCTCGGTTACGTAATCGCCTTCATGAACCGAAATACCGCTAACTGTTCCGCCAACTTTACTTAATATGGTTGTCGTGGCTGAAACTTTCCCTGAAGTAGCCAGGGTTTTGATCTGAATGGCTGATAAGCCCCATAATTGCAACTTATTCTCCGCAGCGTGGATCAGTTGCCCGTAATCCACATCCGGATTATGTAACACTTTTTGTTGCTGGATGGCCAGAAGGTATTCCTTTTCAGCTTCCTGTAAATCTTCGCTATAAATCGAATAAACGGGTTGCCCTGCAGTTATTTTTTCACCAACCGTCCTCACGAATAACTGCTGTACCCGGCCGGCCACTCTTGCACTCAACTCGGCTGTTGTATTTTCGTTGGCGGTAACCGTGCCGGTCAGTGTTTTTTCCAGCCCGGTATTTTCTTCCCGCACGGTATCCGTTTGGATGCCGGATAGCTGCAATTGCGTTGCCGTCAGGCTTATTTTATCGGAACTTCCGTTGCCGGCACCTGTTAGTTCTACCTTAATCAGTTTCATCCCGCAAACGGGGCAATTACCCGGATGCTTCTGGTGTACCTCCGGGTGCATGGAACAGGTATAATAGGCTTTGCTTTGCTGTTGGGCTATCTGTTGTGGTTTTGGCTTGCAGGCGGCCAAAAAAAATAAGAGCAATACTACTATTTTCAATTTATTCATGGCTTTGTGTCTTAATAAAACTTTCGCTGTCTGTTAAATATTGGGCGTTCGATGCCAGGCTATCCGTAACAGCCAGGCCCCTGGTGATCTGTATCTCAGAGTCATTTACTAACCCTGCACTAACCTGGTGGGCCTGGTAAGCAGCACCCTTTTTCAGCCAGACAATTTGTGTTCGGCCCAAATTGACCAACGCAGCCCTGGGTATCCATAAACCACTTGTTTGCCCGGTTTTTATTTCGGCTTTGACCAGACTGTTTGCTTTCAGCTCATGGTTCATATTATCCAGGTAAACCCGGATGCTCGTTGACTTATCACCTTGCTGTAAAATAGGTTCAATAAAATTTACCTTCCCAATAAGATTTTTGCCCGGCAGGTCAGGCAGTGAAATTTTAACCGACTGGTTTAATCTCACTGCTGCTACATCGGCAGGGTCAATTTTGATAACGGCCCATAGCCTGTGGGGATTAACCACATTAAACAGCGTTTGGCCTTTTTCGACATACATGCCTTCTTTGACCGCCAGGGGCAGGTTGTTGTAGAAACCAGAGGGCATTGCTGTTACAGCGGCACCTGGCATTTGGCTATGCGCCACGTCATGAACGTGCCCCTCGTAAGGGCTGTAAACCGGCAGGCTAAAAAAGGCTTTTCCTGTTTTGATAACCTGTTCAATTTGTGCGGAAGTCATGCCTAATAGCAATAATTTTTGTTTGGCTGCATGGGTCAATGCTGCTTCCTCCGGTGAGTTTTTGCTGATGTATAACAAATCCTGCTGGGCAGTCACCATCTCCTGGCTATAGATATCAAAGATGCGCTGCCCCCGATGTATATCCTGGAAGGCATATTTAATGTATAGCTTTTCAATACGCCCGGAAAAACGGGAAGCAATATTGTTAAATGTCCGTGTATCAAAATCCAGATAGCCGTCTGCTAAGATGGTGGTTTGGACTTCCTTTTGTGTAGGAGTAATGGCCCTGACTGTGGAAACAACGGATGAATTGACCGGTTGTAAAACGGTATTCAAACTTATGCCGGCGCCTTCACTGGCTTGTCCAGACTTTTTCACCAGCGTCATGCCACAGATCGGGCAGCCGCCCGGGTGGTCTTCCAATATCTGCGGGTGCATCGGGCAGGTATATTGTACTTCGCTTTTTGGCTGGGCACTGAATGCTGGGGGTTGCGGACGGGAACAGGCGCCGATAGCTACGGCTATTGCCAGCATGCTGATTTTAATTGCTTTCATTTTCCTTTTCATAAGCTACCTGTAAGATTAATACTTCCTGCAAAAGGTCCAAAGCGGTCATTCTTGCCGCTTGTAAATCATTGATGCTGTTTAATACCGACGGCAGATCGCCCGTATTCTGATCATACGCCAATAAGGCTGTTTTATAACTATTCTGCAAAGCCGGGATGATATGTTGATCGTAGTTATTCAATTGCCTTTTCTTACTGCCCATGGCCGTTCTCAATGAGGCAAGCTGCCCTTGCGCCTGGTTCAATATATCCCGCTTTTGCTGTTGCAACTCTTCCACTTCATAGCGGATACCCTTGATATTGGCCTTATATTCCTTTGAGGCCCAGGGTACAATGGGGATAGTGACAGAGGCCATGAGTATATATTGATTGGAATTACCGCCATAGGTAAACATATGCCCGGCCTGCAGGCCAAAATCAGGCTTACGCTTACTGTATTCCATTTGTGCATTCAATTGCTGCAGATCAATGTTCCGGCTGATGGCTTTAATATCGCTTCGTGCGCTTGCAAGGTCGGCCGTATCGGTTACCTTTAGTTCATAGTCCTTTAAATCAATATTGGTATCAATAGTAAAAGCTATTTGCTGATCCCTATCCATCAGCGTATTCAACAGGATATTCTTTTGGCTGATCTCGTTGTTGAGTTGCTCCCGGGTATTATCCAGTTCAAACAGCGCAGCCCTGGCTTTATAAATATTAGGCAGTCTTTCCTTATTATAGGTCAGCCGGATGTTCGCGTCCTTGAGGACGTATTCCAGTAAATCTTGTGTATGCTGTAACAAGGTTAGTTTCTTTTCCAATACCACCCGTTCATAATAGTACTGCCTGGCCTGGGCAAACAATTGATTTTTTAGATAGTTTTTATCGGCTGCTGTCACTTTGGACAGGCCTTTCATGTACGCTTCTTTTGCCCTTAACTTGGCCGGGTTGGTGAACATTTGCTCTGCCTGTATCATAAAAGAACCCATGTTAGGGTCCGGTCTGTACGGCGTCATATACTGACCGGCGGCGATTCTTGGGGCATCCAGGCTTTTGGCGCCGGTTGAGTAAGCATCCTGTGCTTTGGCTTTCGCATCAAAGGCCTGCAAGGCCGGATTGTTCGCTATCCGGGCGATAACACTGTCTAAGGACAGTCGCTGTGCCCTGGCGAAATTTGCCAGGCATAACAATGCTGCCAGTATGATCTGATATTTTTTCATCATTCCTTTACCTCCAATACTTCGAGCTTTCCGTATTTCCTTAACTCGTACTCTTTCACCATCAAAAAGATAAGCGGGGTAACCAACAAAATATGGGTGGAAGAAGTTAATACCCCGCCAATCATCGGCAGCACAATTGGCAGCATTACATCGCTGCCCGTGCCAGTTGCCCATAATACCGGCACTAAACCAAACAAGGCAACGCAAACCGTCATGAGTTTTGGGCGCAAACGTTTTACAGCACCATTCATGACATAAATCCGGAGATCTTCTTTAGTAATAGTCTGCTTGCTATTGCCCTTTAAAGTAACCAATTGCTGCATGGCATCATTCAAATATATGACCATGACAATACCGGTTTCCACGGCAATACCAAATAAGGCAATAAAGCCTACAGCCACGGCAACTGATAAGTGTACCCCAAAAAAGTACACCATGTAAGCCCCGCCGATGAGGGCAAATGGAATAGAGATGAGGCTGAAAAATGCTTCTCTTATCGAATGGAAAGCGAAATAAAGGCAGGCAAAAATAATGATCAGCACAACCGGCAATATCATCTTTAGGGTATGTTCTGCCCGTATCAAATTTTCATACTGGCCGCTCCATTCGATATAATAGCCTTTTGGCAACATTTTAACCATTGCATTTAACCTGTCCTGCGCTTCTTTTACTGTACTGCCCAGGTCGCGGTCGCGGACATTAAATAACACCGTGCCTCGTAGCAACGCATTCTCCGATTGAATCATGGCCGGTCCATCGCTGATCTTAATATCGGCAACGGACGATAGCGGTATGGGGCCGTTGCCGGCTGTTTGCACCAGTGTCCGTTTAATGACCTCCAGGTTATTTCTGTAGTCCTGCGCGAAACGGACATTGACACTAAAGCGCTGCCTGCCCTCTATTGTCCTGGTCAGGTTCATACCGCCCAAAGCACTTTCCACTACTTCATTCACATCATCCACGCTTAAACCATAACGGCCTATGGCCTCCTTATTGACCTTGATATCCAAATATCTGCCGCCGGTTATAGGATCAACATACAGATCTTTTACACCCTTTACGCCCTGCAAGGCCATCTTGATCTGATTAGATAAAGCGCTGATGGTATCCAGGTTCTGGCCATAAACTTTCAGGCCCACATCGGTTCGTATACCTGTCGACAACATATTGATACGGTTGATGATCGGCTGTGTCCAGCCGTTCACTACGCCCGGTATTTGCAGCTTGGCGTTTAGTTCGTTAATAATATCTTCCTTTTTGCGCCCCTTGCGCCATTCGTCTTTAGGTTTTAATAAAATGATGGTTTCCGTCATACTAATGGGCGAATTATCGGTAGCGGTATTGGCCCGCCCTGCCTTACCTAAAACGCTTTTTACTTCGGGTACGCTTTTGATAATCTTATCCTGCACCTGCA
Above is a window of Mucilaginibacter ginsenosidivorans DNA encoding:
- the tamL gene encoding translocation and assembly module lipoprotein TamL: MTRFRYLIILVAFFTSACSTTKYLQPGQKLYDGGEVKITDKSADKGDADALKDELKTLLRPKPNAKILGLRFKLWVYNKTRTNKRRGLRHYLNTHIGEPPVLISAVDVDKNASILQNRLQNEGYFVAQVAGDTTSKKKIAKAIYTIQTGPAYHYNKITFPTDNDDLDTAVAGTNKQTLLKVGDKFNLDVIKAERIRIDARLKEEGFYYFAPEDLIMRYDSTVAGHKVDMFVKVKDETPDEARWIYKIRDIYVYPHYTLRDTALKLDSAVKYRWYNVIDPKNTVRPFTFKNSILLHPGDIYNRTEHNNSLSRLIELGPFKFVKNRFEDVTPDSAFLDVYYFLTQNKRKSLQAEILARSTSANYDGTQININFRNRNTFKGAELFTLTLFGSSDIQFGKYNKGYNVYQLGIQPSVSWPRFISPFNLTTNNAFVPHTIFSTGYTLVNRTQLYTLNSFTGSFGYQWKPSLHKQDELNLLVINYVDAAHVSQVYLDSIKNTRNPTLAHVIDRQFTFGPTYSYTYTNTTEENRVNTFYYNGKISLSGNLYGLLTGADTLAGKVRKLFGTPFNQYVKLENELRFFHKLGPNSKLATRLMVNVGLPYGNSTVLPYTQQFFIGGANSLRGFQAHAIGPGSYAIPAALTQGSAFLPDESGDIKIEANMEYRPKLFSIVEGALFLDAGNIWLLRSNPNLPGAAFGKKFLSQMAADAGFGLRFNFTVLVLRTDVGFPIIEPYLPAGQRNVINKIDFGSSSWRSQNLVFNLAIGYPF
- a CDS encoding translocation/assembly module TamB domain-containing protein, which translates into the protein MRRIGRIALKTILWIIGSVLFLVLLVIILIQIPSVQNYLKNKAVAFIEGKIHTKVAIGHISLGLPKLIVLQGVYFEDQKKDTLIAGDNLKVDVSMLKLLHHQVEVNEINLDGITMNVNRGPDSVFNFDYIIKAFAGEQRKPVTPADTSSSMKFSVDKIILDKINIAYKDAITGNDIKFLLGHFDTRIKDFDMDKMKFTIPKINLSGVDAHIIQKSPKGKATPVTAPDTATKPINMTLDLGTIDISKIKVNYQSNQMSSLVDLGKLLVVMDKIDLKNQNVGIKTIELNDTKAGITFAKPESVKKAVVKAVKKLDTLVASPKSDKGWRATIAKISFANDDIKYDNNATAPVAKGLDFGHMHIRGLEVDMENLAYNPDSISGRINTLTFAEKSGLRVNKFHTSFLYGPKSSYLNDLYLETPQTVLQKQLQVSYPSIESLSTDPGKLYVNADLNGSRLGLKDVLLLMPAMSSMEPFKHSPDAVFRIDGRVIGKVNNLRIPELEVRGLSKTHIKASAVIRGLPDINKSYFDLTINDLSTGSSDITKLVSPGMLPSSVSVPSALNLKGTFKGSMYNFNTRMMLRSSYGAVGLDATMKNGNKKGHEVYSANIKTNNLNVGALTKQPKTAGNITLALNIKGAGTDPKTANLQVSGNVASAYVKGYTYQNLVLTATGHDGKYTANMHMNDPNIHFALNGRANMNKKYPSVYSIIVVDSVDLQKLHLSNDALKIHGKLIADVPTADPGYLNANIKLTDLVVAQKQQVIRLDSINLVSTANADSSTLRLKTPMLTAHMAGKYKLTEIGPAMQDVIDKYYNTSTAGKTMQGRGAYSPQHFTFSIRAVKTPLVTQFAPDLKTLEPVNVDGRFDSRSGELVVNGTMPKVVYGTTIVDNMKLAINTGNNALNYNLAVNEIKLSSSIDLLYTRVSGNAQNNKLNVMLQVRDAAKKERYRVAGVFSIMPDQYKFSFVKDGLVLNYTPWAVNAGNELDFGTKGILAKDFAISNSNQVLSVNSDSRVMNSPMTISFKNFRIETLTRAAQQDSLQVGGVINGDAHIRDLQTNMHFTSALNIHDFSFKGDTVGDIALKVNNQTQNAYAADVRITGKGNQVNLSGLYYATPASTFDLNLDIARLNMKSIEGFTFGSIKNAKGNLSGQLKISGTTSAPVVRGDVNFNQVGFNVAMLNSYFTMPKESITFNNDGIIFNDFTMIDSLGNKAVVAGGVYTKTFTDFRFGLDITTDNFRVINSTQDDNKLYYGKLFLNSRITVRGNMDKPVVDANLTINDKTDMTIVLPTDDPSIEDRKGVVEVINPKAPKLDSIFLAKQLDSLRKSNVRGLDVSATIRVSKEANFTIVVDERNGDVVQLKGDAQLNAAIDPSGKINLTGTYAVDQGSYNLSYASVKRKFLFKKGSTITWSGDPTTATVDLTAIYVANVPPIDLVSDQLGGDVQNMTMYKQKLPFNVNLIMRNQLLKPDITFDIILPDSSYTVSPQVVSTVDTRLDQVRQDPNELNKQVLGVLILGHFIGDNPLQSQGGSTGIAGTIRNSVSSLLSDQLNRLAGDLIGGVQLSFNLTSGADYSTGVQQNRTDLDVGLSKSFLNDRVTVTVGNNFNLEGQNQPGQKTTDIAGNVSVNYLLTKDGRYRIRAYRKDEFIVIEGQVVETGVGFSLTYDFNRFSELFKRRPKRDRELQKEYNKDQKEKKKEQKEADKQADADMAGIVEPTDEP
- a CDS encoding Rossmann-fold NAD(P)-binding domain-containing protein → MYYNNRYLKELSFESGVSLLAGEVSVLTKSAHAVWVEKDAGLKAFCVDEDYRMSGAEIRSGSEILKGADMLLSIHADDLSSLDKKQGSYWRLPAFVSP
- a CDS encoding efflux RND transporter periplasmic adaptor subunit, with translation MNKLKIVVLLLFFLAACKPKPQQIAQQQSKAYYTCSMHPEVHQKHPGNCPVCGMKLIKVELTGAGNGSSDKISLTATQLQLSGIQTDTVREENTGLEKTLTGTVTANENTTAELSARVAGRVQQLFVRTVGEKITAGQPVYSIYSEDLQEAEKEYLLAIQQQKVLHNPDVDYGQLIHAAENKLQLWGLSAIQIKTLATSGKVSATTTILSKVGGTVSGISVHEGDYVTEGMMILKTQALDNLWIEAQLYAGEAGNCQENALVNVSFPDLNGKVIPGKIEFVNPELSDASKVDLIRISISNPQGTIRPGMLAYISIGGNSNRSLAVPASAILTDGKGSKVWVKNADGSFSSKMVKTGTGNSNYVPVLSGLNHGDIVVTNNAYLLNSEAIFKNGNDNGMGGMKM